Within the Pseudomonas oryzae genome, the region CAATGCGGCGTATTTTATTGGTTTCTTTTTCATTCATAATTATTATCTCTTTATTATTAGGGGTTGGCGAAAATTTAGATGGTGCGAATGGCCTCATGCTGAGGCATTTAACAAGGGGCGGTGAGTTGCAGCGTCTCATGCCGTGGCGTGAGAGCCCGCTCTGACCACACTCCTATTAATGATGCCTTGGGTTAAAAATAGAGAAGGCTGTTATATAAGTAAATAAGCGAAGTTGTATAACCTTCATCACCGGCATGAATATTGGGGGGGGTATGCAACTGCATGAGTCAAGGCCGATCTAAAACTGTCCCACCTGGCTAACCTTGCGGCCTTGTCGAGGCTGCTCATGTTGACCCAGGAGCAAGCAGTGGAGTTCAGGGTATTGGCCCGTTAGGGAGGGTCTGAAAAACACTTCCCAATCTGGTGAAATAGCCCAGCAGCCCCTCTGGAGCCCCTAGCTGTCCTTCGCCGATGCAGAGTACGCTGGCAAGCGCAAATAGACCCGCCGTGAGCGCTTCCTGATCCAGATGGATCAGGTCGTGCCGTGGCAGGCGTTGATGGCGCTGATCGAGTCGCACTACCCGAGAGGCGAAGGTGGGCGTCCGGCCTACCCGCTGGCTGCCATGCTGCGTGTGCACCTCATGCAGAAATGGTTCGGCTACTGCCGGCGATGGAGGAAGCCCGATATGAGGTGACGATCCTGCGCCATTTCGCCGGACTGCACCTGGATCGGATTCCGGACGAGACCACCATCCTCAATTTCCGCCGCCTGCTGGAGAAGCACGAACTGGCTAGCCAGATCCTGGAAGTCATCAGCGGCTACCTGGGGGAGCGCGGCCTGCTGTTGCGCCAGGACAGCATCGTCGACGCGATCATCATCCATGCGCCCAGTTCGACCAAGAACAAGGATGGCAAGCGTGATCTGGAGATGCACCAGAGCAAGAAGGGCAACCAGTACTACTTCGGCATGAAGGCACACACCGGCGTTGACGACGACTCGGGGCTGGTACACAGCGTGATCGGCACAGCAGCCAACGTCGCTGACGTCACTCAGGTCGACAAATTGCTGCACGGCGAAGAGTCGTATGTCTGCGCGGACGCCGGCTACACCGGGGTCGAAAAGCGCCCCGAGCATGAAGGCCGCGAGGTTATCTGGTCAGTTGCTGCTCGCCTACTTATAAGCTACTCGGCAAGCACAGCCTGCTCGGCCGCATGATTCGCCAGATCGAGAAGGCCAAGGCCCAGACGCGAGCCAAGGTTGAACATCCGTTCCGGGTGATCTCGGCTACACCAAGGTGCGTTTCCGTGGGTTGGCGAAGAACACGGCCCAACTGGTCACCCTGTTTGCCCTGTCGAACCTCTGGATGATGCGGAAACGACTGCTGATGGCAGGCGAGGTGCGTCCGTGATGTGGGCAGCAGCCCACATGGTGCCAGTGAAGGGCAAGGAATAGGGTCGGAAACGCTGAAATAGCCCGCGTTTGACATAAGAGAACTTCGTTTTTCGGCCTGCTGGGCAGAGCGAGGGCAAAGGTCAGGGCTATTTCAGACCTTCATTAGGTCTTCTTTGGATCTTCGCCGTACAGCTTGCCTGCACCGGCCCAATCCGATGGCGCCACGTCTTCAAATATTACGTAGATGTAGTGGCGTCGGTGCCGGTGTTTTTCACGATGCTTTGGGCGATTTCAGCCGCGACAGCTTCCTTCGCGGCGTGGTCTTTCCCTTCGAACCAACTGACTCGTACAGTAGGCATGGGGTGATCCTCTATTCACGTGGGGTAGAGCGCGATCTGGGCCGATCTTGCGGTCAGTCCGGGCTCTGCCACTCAGTGCAGCGGAGCAGCGAAGAGAGAATAGGAGAGATCTAGAAGGCGATAAACACGCTGCAAATCGCCGGCATGTAGAGGTTATTTCGTCAATCGGCGTGCATATACCGCTGTCATTAAAGGCCTATTGCTGGGCCCTTAATGCCTGCCGTGTTAAAGCGGAATGGTCAGCTTCAGCCAGTAGGCATCACCTTCCGCTCGGTTACGCACGGCCTTTTCCTGTTGCCATTTGGCAGTGACAAACCAGCCGCTGGCGTCGCTGTACTTGATCGAAGGGCCAATGGCGAATGCGCGGCCTTTGTTGTCGTCCACGGTGTCGCCGTTCTGGTTGTCATCGGTGACCTGGCGATAGATATAGCCGCCAACCCCCACCACCCAACCGTTACCAAAACCCCAACCGGTCGAGTAATCGGCATGGGCTTCCTGGCCTGAGCGGTAGTCGGTGTCCGGATTACGGAAGTTGAAGTCATACATCAACTTCACGTCCAGGTTGAGTCCGTCAGGGTCGACATAGGAAAGCGCCACAATCGGCTCTACCGCCCAATAATTGCGGCCGATATTGGCCAGATCACCGCGGTCATATCGACCGGTGGGGGCGAAAATATCCACCGCGTAGATGGCATGCAGCTTGTCGCTGTAGTGATAGCCGAGGGCCGGGCCGAAAATGATGTCGCCCATGCCTTTGCGACGCTGATGCTGGTCGTTGACCTCAACCTTGAGATCCACCAAGGGCACATTGAGGTGAAAGGCCAAATCGCCGTTCAGCACCTTTTGTTCGGTCACCCAGATTAGCCTTGGTGCCACCACTGCGGCATCCAGATCAAAGTGGGCGACGGCATCATGGCCTCTGTTGTCACGCAGGCTGTCGGCGCTGTAATGCTGGGCGAATACCTGGGCATAGAAACCGGGCGGCGGCATGGCGCCGGTCATGTAGTTTTCCGCACCCATGGGGTACGAGGAGCCGCCGCCTTCTGTGGCCTGGGCGACAGGCAGCACGATAGCGGCAACGGTGCCTGTCAGCAGGCGAGACAGGGGATAGGAACGGGCACGCAATACAGATGGACGAATGTTCATAGGCACCACTTTTTGTTGTAGTCGGTGACGTTTAAACGTCGCCGGTGCAATGCCGGCGCCCGGGGCAATCAGGCGTGGTTCCAGGCCGACAGAGCGTCGGCCTGGTGCGCAGGCTTAGAACGGGTACGGTTGGTCGGACGGCTCCACCGTGACCCACTTGACCTCGGTGAACTCCTCGATCACGGCGCTGCCGTCGAAACGGCCATAGCCGCTCTTCTTCATGCCGCCATAGGGCGCCTGGGGCTCGTTCTGCACGGTCGCACCGTTGATATGCACGCAGCCGGCATCCAGGCGTGCGGCCAGTTGCAGAGCCTTGGTGACGTCGGCACTGAAGATCGAGGAAGATAGGCCATAGGCTGTGTCATTGGCCACAGCCAGCGCCTCTTCGGCGTCTTTGACGCGCACGATGGTGGTCACCGGGCCAAAGGTTTCTTCGTCGTAAATGGCCATGCTGCGCGTCACGCGGTCGACCAGCGTCGGCGCCATCAACGCGCTCTCGGCCAAACCGCCGGCAACGATCTGGGCACCCTTGCCGATGGCGTCGTTTAGCAGTTGGTTGATCCGCTGTACCGAGCCTTGAGCGATCATCGGGCCAATCACGCAAGCTGGGGATTCGCTGGGCAGGTTGGTTTCCAGTGCGGCGACGCGCGCCGAGAATCGCGCCACGAAGTCATCAGCGACACGTTCGTCGACCACAAAACGCTCGGTCGACATGCAGATTTGCCCCTGATATAGAAACGCACCGAACACGGCCGCATTCACTGCGCCGTCGATATCGGCGTCGTCCAGAACGATAAAGGGCGCCTTGCCACCCAGCTCCAGCAGGCAGCGTTTGAGGTGGCTTGCACAGGTTTGCGCAATCATGCGGCCGACCTTGGTGGAGCCGGTGAAGTTGACCCGGCGCACGCTGTCATGAGCAACCAGCGCTTCGGTCACTGCAGCCGCATCGGCCGGTGCGCTGATCAGGAAATTCAGAGCGCCGGGCGGCAGACCGGCTTCGTAGAATGCCTCGGCCAACAACGCGTGAGTACGCGGGCTGTTTTCCGAGCCTTTGAAAATCACGGTATTGCCACAGGCCAACGGATAGGCGATGGCGCGGGCGCCGAGAATTACTGGGCCGTTCCACGGCACGATGCTGAGCACGGTGCCGACAGGTTGGCGCAAGGTCATCGACAACGCGCCGGGTTTGTCGGTAGGGATGGTTTCACCCTTGATCTGCGTGGTCATGGCCGCAGCCTCGCGCAGCAAGCCCGCAGATGCGCCGATGTTGAACTGTGCCCAGAGCTGGGATGCTCCAATTTCTTCAGCCATCACGCAGCAGAACTCAGCCATTTTCGCTTCCAACGCGTCAGCGGCGGCCAGCAGAATGCGACGGCGCTCTGTCGGCCCGGTGACTGACCAGGTGCGAAAGGCTTGTGCTGAAGACTCTGCAGCGCACAGGGCATCCTGCACACTGCATGCTGCACCCACGCTAACGGTCTTGCCGCTGACAGGGTCAATTCGTTGAAAAGTTTTGCCGTCGGAAGCATCACGTTTGTGGTTGTCGATGGTGATTTGAACGGTCATCGAATGTTCCTCGTATTGGAGCGCGTCGGTCAGGCTTGATCGAAAGAAGGCATCAGCAGGATCGGCTTGATCGTTATGCCGCTCTCGCTGTCAGCCATGGCCTGATTGATTTCGGCGAACTGGTAGAAGTGGCAGAGCTTGTCGAAGGGAAAGCGCCCTTGCAGGTAGAGGTCGACCAGCTTGGGAATAAAGGCGTTGGACACCACATCACCCTGGACGATGCCCATGATGCGTTTGCCCGGAATCATCACATCATTGATGTTGAACGACACTTCGGTACCCATCTTGGTCGCACCGACGATGCCGCAGGTACCCAGGATGGTGATCGAGTCGATGGCCTGACGTAGCACTTCGGCACGACCAGAACATTCGAGGCTGTAGTTGGCGCCGCCACCGGTAATGGCGTGAACCCGCTGCACCGGATCTTCTTCGCGGCTGTTGATGACGTGGGTCGCGCCCAGCTTTAGTGCCAGCTCCAGGCGGCTGGGAGTGACGTCGACAGCGATAATAGTGGTAGCGCCAGCAACCCTGGCCGCCATCACCGCTGCTAGGCCTACGGCGCCTGCACCAAAGGCCACAAAGCTTGAACCCGCTTCAACCTTGAGGGCGTTGAGCACCGAGCCTGCACCGGTCTGGATGCCGCAACCCAGTGGGCCAAGCAGCTCCAACGGCGCTTCTTTCGGCACCTTGACCACATTGCGCTCGTTGGCCATGGCGTAGGTGGAGAACGAGGATTGGCCGAAGAAGTGATCGTGGATCGGATGGTCGCCGCCGCAACTGCAACTGGACGTGCTGCCATCGATGCGACCGCCACCGAAGTTCAGCGGATGCATATGGGAACAGTGGGCGGGATGGCCGGTTTCGCAGGGCAAGCACAGCCCGCAGGACATATAGGTCATCACCACATGGTCGCCGGGTGCGACGGTGGTGACCGCCGAACCTACGGCTTCGACGACTCCAGAACCTTCATGGCCCAGGATTATGGGCAAAGGTGTCGGGAATAGCTGGTCGCGGACCACCATATCGGTATGGCACACTCCGGTAGCGACCACGCGCACGCGGACTTCGCTAGGGGCAGGGGCGCCCAGTGTGGCGTTTTCAATTTGCAGCGGTGCACCGGCTTCACGGAGAACTGCAACCTGAATTTGCAGAGGTTGAACGTTGGGCTGGGACATGTTTGTTCCTCAGATAATGGGCTCTTGCACGCTATGCGTTGCCTAGCTCAAGCCTGCAGCGCACGTGGTCGCTTGCTGCGCTGAGTGGCTTGCTCGCTGTGGGCAGGGCGCAGTTGAAAGTCGAAAGTCATCAATGGTTGAAGGGCAGGGACAGGGACAGGGTAGCCCTGCTTTGGCAGTACGGTTTACTCGGGGTGAGGCTTACCAGCCCAGTCGGGTTCGGGCTGCTTGCAGGTCTGCTTGCATATCGTGGTTCCACAGCCAGTCGAATCGAGCGGCCAGGGTTTGCCCCAGCAGGGTCTCGTCATCGGTGACCACGGGGTCTCGGAGCTCATAGAGTTCTCCGGCCTCCCATGAGGTGCGCTGTACGCGGCAGGCGCGGGGGCGGCGAATGGCGTCATAGGCGTTGAGCATCGTGGCAGGAGTAGAGCTGAGCACCTGCGGGTCGCTGAGCAGGCGCGCGAGTAGCCAGGCATCTTCAAGCCCCTGGCCAGCGCCGGCGCCTTGGTGCGGCAACATCGCGTGAGCAGCATCGCCAATCAGCGCCACATGGCCGTGCACGTAACCGGGAAGTTCTTCTAGGTCGTGTAGGGCCCAGAGGGTAGGGTTCGGGATGGACTCCAGTAGCACACGAGCGGCATCGCCCCAATCGGCAAAGGCTTCGAGCATTTCCGCTTGTGATGCATTGCGCACCCATGGCGAATCGCTAGGCCAAGCCGGCGTGCTGTGGCTGCGGTCGGAAACAAAGGCGACGACGTTGATAAGACGACCTTGTTTGACCGGGAAGGCCAGGATGTGGGCATCCAGCCCCAGGTACATCTGCGGCACGTTGACCAGGTGCTCATCCAGGCTGTGCTCGCGGTAGGCCGCGCGCAGCTGCTGGCTGTCGATCATGCCGCGGTAGGCGCAGGTACCGCTGAAGCGCGGCGAGGCCAGTGGCTGACCCAGGCCCTGGAGTACATGGTCGCGAATGGAGGATTTGATGCCATCGGCGGCGATCAGAATGTCGCACTGGTGGCTGCTGCCGTCGGCAAAGAAAACCTCTGCCTGATTGCCGTCCTGCTCAACACGAACGGCGCGTTTGCCGAACTGAGCAATGCCCTCGGGCAGTTGACTGGCCAGTACATCGAGGAAGTCGGCACGGTGTACCGAGGACTGGCCAACGCCTTGGGCAATACTGGCGCCGAGGTAGCTGGCGTCCTCGCCTTTGCGCCACTCGAACCAGATGTCTTGCCAGGGAGCAGGGGTGCGGTCGGCCACTCGTTGATAGGGTTCACCGATACCCAGGCCGCTGATGGCTTGAACGGCGTTGGCGCCGAAGGAAACACCGGCACCCACTTCACCGAAAGCCGGTGCGGCTTCGAACAGCTGAACCTGAAGGTGGGCATGACGGCAAAGATCTAGAGCCAGTGCAACGCCGGCGATACCGCCACCGACAATGCCAATACGCAAAGCAGAAGACAGGTGCATAGCAAGGAACTCATGGTTTTATTTTTTTAGTACCTTCAATATCTGGCTCGTTTGCAGGCAGCGTAAATACCGCAAAGCCAATATTGAATATGCTGTTTGTGAATATTGCTACGAGTGGTTCAGTCGCGCAGTTGGTGATTGTTGTGGCTGTGCAAGGCCAGTGAAAGGGGCCTGCGAACAGCCGCGAAAGCCCTTTGTTTGAGGGGCTCGTGGCCGAGTATCAGTGGTTTTTTTGCGCGCTCGATGCGGAGAACAACTCCAACATCAGTTGCTGAATCCAGCGGTTGGCTGGGTCCTTGTTGAATTTGGCGTGCCAGAACAGATTGATGGCAATTTCCGGCAGAGGCATAGGGAAGGTCTGAAAAACACTTCCCAATCTGGTGAAATAGCCCAGCCGCCCCTCTGGAGCCCCTTGCATGAAGCAGCTGTCCTTCGCCGGTGCCGAGTACGCTGGCAAGCGCAAACAGACCCGCCGTGAGCGCTTCCTGATCGAGATGGATCAGGTCGTGCCGTGGCAGGCGTTGATGGCGCTGATCGAGCCGCACTACCCGATTCGCCATATCGAGAAGGCCAAGGCCCAGATGCGAGCCAAGGTTGAACATCCGTTCCGGGTGATCTCGGCTACACCAAGGTGCGTTTCCGTGGGTTGGCGAAGAACACGGCCCAACTGGTCACCCTGTTTGCCCTGTCGAACCTCTGGATGATGCGAAAACGACTGCTGATGGCAGGCGAGGTGCGTCCGTGATGTGGGCAGCAGCCCACAGGGTGCCCGTGAAGGGCAAGGAATAGGGGTTGGAAGCGCTGAAATAGCCCGCGTTTGACATAAGAGACCTTCGTTTTTCGGCCTGCTGGGCAGAGCGAGGGCAAAAGGCAGGGCTATTTCAGACCTTCCTTAGGGGCGCAGCATTCGGCAGATCGCCACGACGCTGGGCGTGTCACGCAATACCGTCCGGCGCTAGCTCAAGGAGCCCTAGTTCCGCGTTGCTCAGCGCTGTTCGACAACATGAAGACGGTCGTCCCGGAGCGCGACGCCTATGGCGACGGTAGCCACCGCTTCCACCTCGGCCTGCTCCAGATGGCCGACGGTCTGGGCTTTCGCATCCGCCTGTGCTGCCCGTACCGGGCACGCACCAAGGGCAAGGTCGAGCGCTTCACCCCCCCACCTGCGTGAGAGCTTCTACAAAACCTTGCACAGCCGGGTTAACTCCGCGGGTCTGCTGGTGGCTTGCGGGACGGCCAATCGACTGGTTGGCGACTGACTGGTCGAAGTGGCCAATGTGCGTGTGCACGTTACGCTCGGTGAACGTCCGATTGACCGCTGGCGTTGGGAGCGGGGCCTGCTGCCATCCTTGCCGCAGGCCCCACGGCAGGAGTGGGTACCGTTGCTGGGCGACTGACCACGGCTCGTACCGCATGAGTCCTTGCAGCATCCTCTGTCGGTCTACGAGTCGATCCGGGAGGCCTGCGCATGAACCTGCAACACCAGCGCATCGCCGAACTGTGCCAGGCCCCCAATCTCGAGCGCATCGCCGATCACTACCCGGTGCTGGCCCAGCAGGCAGGGAGGAGTTCAGCTTCGGTGACTTCCTGGAGCAACTGCTGCGGACCGAGCAGAGCTTTCGCCAGCAACGCAGCCGCAAGCTGCTGACGCGAATGGCCTGTTTACCGGCGATCAAGATGCCGGAGGAGTACGACTTCGGCTTCAGTCCCGGCGTGCCCAAGACACTGCTGCATGAGTTGGCAGGGTTGGCGTTCGTCGAGCGTACCGAGAACATCGTGCGGATCGCCCCCTCGGGTGTCGCCAATGCGCATCTGGCCATTGCTCTGGGCTATAGGGCGACGCAGAGCGGCATCATGATCCGTTTATCGATCATGGTTCTCTCTCCTGCGGTGGATTAGTCAAGCTTCAGAAGTGGTCGCAACCACTGGGCGAAATCGCTGACTTCTTCACTGATGACTTCGTGGCCCATTTCATAAATGTGGGTCTGATGCGGGACCCCCAAGCGTTCCAGCCATGCATCTGCCTGCTCGGCCCAGCTCAGCGGGAGTTTGTCGTCATGCTTCCCGTGAGCAACGAAGGCGGACAAGGAGCGCAACGCTTCCCGAGGGGCAATGTGTGGCTCCAGCTCCGGCAGTATCCGACCGCTGAGCAAGCCGAAGCCCGCTACACAGTTGGGGGCGCTCAGTCCGACACTGGAGCTGAGGATGCCGCCCTGGCTGAAGCCGGCGATGACCGTCGGCATCTGGGGTTGCGACTGGATGAAGCTCAGTAACCGATTACGGCTTGCCTCCGCTTGATCTGCCTGGATTACCGGCCCTGTACTGGTGAAGTTGACCTGGAACCAGGCAAAGCCTTGCGGGGCGATCTGCAGTGGCGCACGCAGCAAAATTAGATCTAGTGCAGGTGGAAGGAAGCGTGCGAGCCCAGCAAGGTTGCTTTCGTTGCCGCCTACCCCGTGGAGCAGTAGCAGGCGCGCGCGAGGGACATCAGAATTGGTCGCGCGTCGGTAGTACAGGCCGGATTGCGGTTCATGCTGCAATTCAGAGAACGCGATGTTTTGAGTCATAGCTATATCGTCTCGTGTGTGAATGGCTGTTGGGACGGGGTGCTGAGCAGGTAGCTGTCCATCGCCAGCACGCCGTAGGCTACGCCCCCCTCTAGCACCTCCAGTTCATAGTCACTGCCGGCGGCACCAAGGGCTACGAACAGCGGTAGAAAGTGCTCGTCGCTAGGATGCGCTCGTTCGGCTTCCGGGGCGTTCTGCCGATAGTCGAGCAGTGTCTGCAGATCGCCCTTTCGCAATGCCTCGGCAGTCCAGTCGGCAAAGCGCGTCACATAGTCCGACGCAGGCCCGTGCTGGCCACGGAATTCGTAGAGATTGTGAGTCAGGCTTCCCGAGCAGATGATCAGTACACCGGCTTCCCGCAAGGGTTGCATGGCCTGTCCGAAGCGCCAGGCCCCTGCCGGGTCGAGCGGGAACGGAAGGGAAACCTGAACGACTGGAATATCAGCTGCTGGCACCAGGTGGAGCAGGGGAACCCAGGCCCCATGGTCGAGTCCCCGGCGGGGATCGGTGATTGCCGGGAAGCCTGCATCGCTCAGCAGTCCGCGGATCCGCTCCGCCAGATCCGGGTTTCCAGGCGCCGGATAGCTGAGCCTGTACAAGGCCTCCGGAAAACCGCCAAAGTCGTGAATGGTCTCCGGCGCGGCACTGCTGCTGATGCGCACACTGCCTCGGGTCATCCAGTGCGGGGATACCACCAGGATCGCCGTCGGACGCGACAAGTCGCGCCCCAGTTCGGCCAAGCGCGCTCCGGCAAGGCCGGGGTCAAGGGCGAAGGTCGGGGCGCCGTGGGAGACGAACAGTACGGGGTAAGCGTGATACATGCTGTTGGCTCCGGTTGCAGTTACTTGTGAATCCAGGTGGGAGCGATGGATGTGCCCATCCCAGCCCCATAACCCAGGTAGATGTTCAGGCCCGCGAGTGGCTCGAGGTAGCGCGCGTTGGTCAGACCGCCGGCATCGATAACGTCGAAGCCAAGGCTCTGGGCCAGGGAAACGGCAGTCTGCTTCGCGCGCTCGCTGTTGCTGGCGACGAGCACACTGCTGCGCTGACCGTTGGCGAAAATCGGGCCATCGGCCAGCACCTGGGCGAACAGGGTGTTGAATGCCTTGACCAGCTGAATATTGGGGAATGCCTTGGCGATCTCTTCGGCTGCACTGCTACTGTGGCCGATGGTCAGACCCATGTAGTCCGGGGTTAGCGGGTTAGTGATGTCGATCACCACCTTGCCGCTGAGATCGCCCAGGCTACGCATCGCCTCGATGGCGTCGGTATAGGCGGTAGCGACTATGACTACCTCGCTGTCTCCCAGGGCCTGTGCAGCAGGGTAGGCCTCGACCTGAGGGTATTGGTTGGCAAGCGCCTGCGCCTTACTGAGGTCGCGCCCCGTAATGCGGACCTTGTGCCCCGCCCGGGACAGTTGACGGGCGAAGGCGGAACCCATGTTGCCACTGCCGATAAGCGTAATGTTCATGCCAGCCTCTTGAGGAGTTCGCTGAAAGGTGGGCTCAGTTTATAGGTTCATCGGTCGAGATAAAGGTGGTTGAATGTGACTTATAGTTCCGATTAGTGAGACAAATATGGATCGCGCACTGGAAATGCAGGTGTTCTGCACGGTCGTTGAAAAAGGCAGCTTCATCGCTGCGGTAGAGCCGTTGAATATGTCCAAGGCGGCGGTCTCGCGACACGTCAATGCGCTGGAGGCGCGTCTTGGTGCCCGCCTTCTGCATCGCACCACACGCCGGCTTTCTCTGACCGAAGAAGGGCGGGCTTTCTACCATCAGGCACGAGAAGTGCTCGGCTTGATGGAGCAGGCCGAGAGTTCGGTGTCCTCCGGTTCACTGGTGCCCAGCGGCCTGTTGCGCGTCAACGCGCCGGTCAGCTTTGGGGTGCAGCACCTGGCGCCGCTGTGGGCGGGCTTCATGAATGCATACCCGAAGATTGAACTGGATATCACCCTGAATGATCGGGTTGTGGACCTTGTAGATGAAGGGTTTGATATGGCGGTGCGCATCGCCCGCCTGGAAAGCTCATCGCTCGTCGGGCGACGCCTTGCTGCCACGCGAATGCGCCTTTGCGCTGCGCCAGCTTACCTGGCCAGGCATGCACCACTGTCGAGCCCGGCTGATCTCGCCGCCCATAAAGTGATTGCCTACAGCAATTTCGCGACCCGCAATGAATGGAGTTTCACAGGTCCGCATGGTGAGACTCGCGTGCAGACGCGCCCTGCGGTGCGTTGCAACAACGGTGACACCTGTCGAGCGATTGCCCTCGATGGTGGCGGGATCTTGTTGCAGCCCAGCTTCATGATTCACGATGACCTGCGTCGGGGGAGGTTGGTCGAAATTCTCCCGGAGTATCGCTCTGTCGAACTCGGCATCTATGCGGTATACCCTTCACGCAAGCAACTGGCGCCGAAGGTCCGAGCACTCATCAACTATCTGGCGGAGCGTTTTAGCGCGACCAGCTGGGGCGATTGACAGGGTCGGACGCCTTGGCTAAGGGTTTCCAGGGCGTCTGATGATAGGCGCTGCATTGTGGAAGTGTGCGAGTACCTGGGGCGGTAGGTGGGCTAATCACGGCGAAGAGGCGCGATGCAGACTCGGACTCCAGAGGGCTGAAGGGGGGCCTTCATCGGCTTCAAGCTGCCTGCAAGGAGCGCAGGCAAATCTTGGTCATCAAGGAAAGCCACTTCTCGAATCATAGGTGCTGATTCAGTCACAACTCCAGGTTGTCGGTACACGCAAAAAAGCCGGCGCAGCCCAAAGACGGCACCGGCTCGGCTGTCCGACACAACGGTTCAGTCCACCGCCTTGAGCATGTCCTCGATGACCTTCTTGGCGTCGCCGAACACCATCATCGACTTGTCCATGTAGAACAGTTCGTTGTCCAGGCCCGCGTAACCGCTGGCCATCGAGCGCTTGTTGACGATCACGGTGCGCGCCTTGTACGCCTCGAGGATCGGCATGCCGGCAATCGGCGAGTGCGGGTCGGTCTTCGCCGCCGGGTTGACCACGTCGTTGGCGCCAAGCACCAGCACCACGTCGGTCTGGGCGAACTCGGCGTTGATGTCGTCCATCTCGAACACCTGCTCGTAGGGCACCTCGGCCTCGGCGAGCAGCACGTTCATGTGCCCCGGCATGCGCCCGGCTACCGGGTGGATGGCGTACTTCACGGTGATGCCGCGGTGGGTCAGCTTCTCGGTCAGCTCCATCAGCGCGTGCTGGGCGCGGGCCA harbors:
- a CDS encoding aldehyde dehydrogenase, with protein sequence MTVQITIDNHKRDASDGKTFQRIDPVSGKTVSVGAACSVQDALCAAESSAQAFRTWSVTGPTERRRILLAAADALEAKMAEFCCVMAEEIGASQLWAQFNIGASAGLLREAAAMTTQIKGETIPTDKPGALSMTLRQPVGTVLSIVPWNGPVILGARAIAYPLACGNTVIFKGSENSPRTHALLAEAFYEAGLPPGALNFLISAPADAAAVTEALVAHDSVRRVNFTGSTKVGRMIAQTCASHLKRCLLELGGKAPFIVLDDADIDGAVNAAVFGAFLYQGQICMSTERFVVDERVADDFVARFSARVAALETNLPSESPACVIGPMIAQGSVQRINQLLNDAIGKGAQIVAGGLAESALMAPTLVDRVTRSMAIYDEETFGPVTTIVRVKDAEEALAVANDTAYGLSSSIFSADVTKALQLAARLDAGCVHINGATVQNEPQAPYGGMKKSGYGRFDGSAVIEEFTEVKWVTVEPSDQPYPF
- a CDS encoding dioxygenase family protein, with translation MYHAYPVLFVSHGAPTFALDPGLAGARLAELGRDLSRPTAILVVSPHWMTRGSVRISSSAAPETIHDFGGFPEALYRLSYPAPGNPDLAERIRGLLSDAGFPAITDPRRGLDHGAWVPLLHLVPAADIPVVQVSLPFPLDPAGAWRFGQAMQPLREAGVLIICSGSLTHNLYEFRGQHGPASDYVTRFADWTAEALRKGDLQTLLDYRQNAPEAERAHPSDEHFLPLFVALGAAGSDYELEVLEGGVAYGVLAMDSYLLSTPSQQPFTHETI
- a CDS encoding LysR family transcriptional regulator; the protein is MDRALEMQVFCTVVEKGSFIAAVEPLNMSKAAVSRHVNALEARLGARLLHRTTRRLSLTEEGRAFYHQAREVLGLMEQAESSVSSGSLVPSGLLRVNAPVSFGVQHLAPLWAGFMNAYPKIELDITLNDRVVDLVDEGFDMAVRIARLESSSLVGRRLAATRMRLCAAPAYLARHAPLSSPADLAAHKVIAYSNFATRNEWSFTGPHGETRVQTRPAVRCNNGDTCRAIALDGGGILLQPSFMIHDDLRRGRLVEILPEYRSVELGIYAVYPSRKQLAPKVRALINYLAERFSATSWGD
- a CDS encoding alpha/beta hydrolase produces the protein MTQNIAFSELQHEPQSGLYYRRATNSDVPRARLLLLHGVGGNESNLAGLARFLPPALDLILLRAPLQIAPQGFAWFQVNFTSTGPVIQADQAEASRNRLLSFIQSQPQMPTVIAGFSQGGILSSSVGLSAPNCVAGFGLLSGRILPELEPHIAPREALRSLSAFVAHGKHDDKLPLSWAEQADAWLERLGVPHQTHIYEMGHEVISEEVSDFAQWLRPLLKLD
- a CDS encoding NAD(P)-dependent alcohol dehydrogenase, whose translation is MSQPNVQPLQIQVAVLREAGAPLQIENATLGAPAPSEVRVRVVATGVCHTDMVVRDQLFPTPLPIILGHEGSGVVEAVGSAVTTVAPGDHVVMTYMSCGLCLPCETGHPAHCSHMHPLNFGGGRIDGSTSSCSCGGDHPIHDHFFGQSSFSTYAMANERNVVKVPKEAPLELLGPLGCGIQTGAGSVLNALKVEAGSSFVAFGAGAVGLAAVMAARVAGATTIIAVDVTPSRLELALKLGATHVINSREEDPVQRVHAITGGGANYSLECSGRAEVLRQAIDSITILGTCGIVGATKMGTEVSFNINDVMIPGKRIMGIVQGDVVSNAFIPKLVDLYLQGRFPFDKLCHFYQFAEINQAMADSESGITIKPILLMPSFDQA
- the salA gene encoding salicylate 1-monooxygenase: MHLSSALRIGIVGGGIAGVALALDLCRHAHLQVQLFEAAPAFGEVGAGVSFGANAVQAISGLGIGEPYQRVADRTPAPWQDIWFEWRKGEDASYLGASIAQGVGQSSVHRADFLDVLASQLPEGIAQFGKRAVRVEQDGNQAEVFFADGSSHQCDILIAADGIKSSIRDHVLQGLGQPLASPRFSGTCAYRGMIDSQQLRAAYREHSLDEHLVNVPQMYLGLDAHILAFPVKQGRLINVVAFVSDRSHSTPAWPSDSPWVRNASQAEMLEAFADWGDAARVLLESIPNPTLWALHDLEELPGYVHGHVALIGDAAHAMLPHQGAGAGQGLEDAWLLARLLSDPQVLSSTPATMLNAYDAIRRPRACRVQRTSWEAGELYELRDPVVTDDETLLGQTLAARFDWLWNHDMQADLQAARTRLGW
- a CDS encoding NADPH-dependent F420 reductase, with translation MNITLIGSGNMGSAFARQLSRAGHKVRITGRDLSKAQALANQYPQVEAYPAAQALGDSEVVIVATAYTDAIEAMRSLGDLSGKVVIDITNPLTPDYMGLTIGHSSSAAEEIAKAFPNIQLVKAFNTLFAQVLADGPIFANGQRSSVLVASNSERAKQTAVSLAQSLGFDVIDAGGLTNARYLEPLAGLNIYLGYGAGMGTSIAPTWIHK
- a CDS encoding SphA family protein, translating into MNIRPSVLRARSYPLSRLLTGTVAAIVLPVAQATEGGGSSYPMGAENYMTGAMPPPGFYAQVFAQHYSADSLRDNRGHDAVAHFDLDAAVVAPRLIWVTEQKVLNGDLAFHLNVPLVDLKVEVNDQHQRRKGMGDIIFGPALGYHYSDKLHAIYAVDIFAPTGRYDRGDLANIGRNYWAVEPIVALSYVDPDGLNLDVKLMYDFNFRNPDTDYRSGQEAHADYSTGWGFGNGWVVGVGGYIYRQVTDDNQNGDTVDDNKGRAFAIGPSIKYSDASGWFVTAKWQQEKAVRNRAEGDAYWLKLTIPL